The Drosophila innubila isolate TH190305 chromosome 3R unlocalized genomic scaffold, UK_Dinn_1.0 2_E_3R, whole genome shotgun sequence genome has a segment encoding these proteins:
- the LOC117790866 gene encoding neutral ceramidase, which translates to MANWKFGLYALLALCGLTSLVSGYKVGVGRADITGPPVEINFMGYANLKQVGKGLHTRTFARAFVVEDEKGHRVAFVSADCGMMGYGVKREVVKRLQARYGNIYTADNVAISGTHTHGAPGGFLMHLLYDISILGFVPQTFEVMAQGIYLSIKRATDNLVDGRIYYSKTTVLNANINRSPSSYLRNPAEERAQYEHDVDKTLAQLRFMDKENNLLGAFNWYAVHATSMNNTNKLVTSDNMGYASLFLEKEYNPNKMPGKGKFVGAFCSSNLGDVSPNIMGPKCSISGKECDLLSSHCPVGEGDCFAMGPGRNGDMVESTQIIGQRLAEGALRLLNEQSQETTAREVTGDVRFIHQFVDMPNYNGSTYNPLTRKLDKIRGCHPAMGYSFAAGTTDGPGAFSFEQGTTTDNPMWNFVRDFIVPPTQEDISCHAPKPILLATGRATFPYEWQPKIVSTQLLKIGDVIIAAVPCEFTTMAGRRLRNQIRSAALAADNIDTDVIIAGLTNIYTSYTVTPEEYQAQRYEAASTIFGPHTHTIYMDVFKQLTKAMMLNETVDAGPSPPYMNDVMLSLNTGVLFDGHPIGTDFGYVKTQPNKEYGINDTVKATYISGNPRNNLFTEKTYFTIERKINEDRWKITHTDASWETKMVWHRTNTILGFSELDIYWNIGPQTLPGEYRIRHSGEYKYILGGKYPYEGLTHSFTVKED; encoded by the exons ATGGCTAATTGGAAATTTGGCCTATACGCGCTGTTAGCGCTATGTGGACTGACCAGCCTGGTCAGTGGCTACAAAGTGGGCGTGGGCAGGGCGGACATAACTGGCCCGCCAGTGGAAATCAATTTT atGGGTTATGCGAACCTTAAGCAGGTCGGAAAAGGACTGCACACTCGCACCTTCGCTCGGGCGTTTGTTGTGGAGGATGAGAAGGGACACCGTGTGGCATTCGTCAGTGCCGACTGTGGCATGATGGGCTATGGCGTAAAGAGGGAGGTGGTGAAGCGTCTTCAGGCGCGCTATGGAAATATCTACACTGCCGATAACGTGGCCATAAGTGGAACACACACTCATGGCGCACCTGGAGGATTCTTGATGCACTTGCTCTACGATATCTCCATTTTGGGCTTTGTGCCGCAGACATTTGAGGTCATGGCCCAAGGGATCTACTTG AGCATTAAGCGTGCTACGGATAACTTGGTAGATGGTCGCATATATTACTCCAAGACTACGGTGCTAAATGCCAACATCAATCGCTCGCCGTCGTCGTATCTGCGCAATCCTGCCGAGGAACGGGCCCAATATGAGCACGATGTGGACAAGACCTTGGCGCAGCTGAGATTTATGGACAAGGAGAACAATCTGCTGGGGGCATTCAACTGGTATGCGGTGCATGCCACCTCCAtgaacaacaccaacaaactGGTGACCAGTGACAATATGGGTTATGCCTCCTTGTTTCTGGAGAAGGAATACAATCCCAATAAGATGCCAGGAAAGGGTAAATTTGTTGGCGCCTTTTGCTCCTCGAATTTGGGCGATGTTTCACCGAATATCATGGGTCCCAAGTGCTCCATTTCTGGCAAGGAATGCGACCTGCTCTCCTCCCATTGCCCTGTCGGCGAAGGCGACTGCTTTGCCATGGGTCCAGGCCGGAATGGCGACATGGTCGAGAGCACCCAGATCATTGGACAGCGCTTGGCCGAGGGAGCATTGAGACTGTTGAACGAACAGAGCCAGGAAACGACAGCACGTGAGGTGACTGGAGATGTGCGATTCATTCATCAGTTTGTGGACATGCCCAACTACAATGGCAGCACCTACAATCCGCTCACCCGCAAGCTGGACAAGATTAGAGGATGCCATCCGGCAATGGGTTACAGTTTCGCAGCTGGCACCACCGATGGTCCTGGAGCCTTTAGCTTTGAGCAGGGCACCACCACGGATAATCCCATGTGGAACTTTGTGCGCGACTTCATTGTGCCGCCCACGCAGGAGGACATCAGTTGCCATGCTCCAAAGCCCATTCTTCTGGCCACAGGACGA GCAACTTTCCCCTACGAATGGCAACCGAAAATTGTCTCCACCCAGTTGCTGAAGATTGGCGATGTCATCATTGCCGCAGTGCCATGTGAGTTCACCACCATGGCGGGTCGTCGCTTAAGGAATCAGATTCGTTCCGCCGCCTTGGCAGCTGATAACATCGACACGGATGTCATCATTGCCGGCTTGACCAACATTTACACCAGCTACACGGTCACTCCGGAGGAGTATCAGGCACAGCGCTATGAGGCTGCCTCGACCATCTTTGGACCCCACACTCACACCATTTACATGGACGTGTTTAAGCAACTGACCAAGGCAATGATGCTCAATGAAACCGTTGACGCCGGACCGAGTCCTCCTTATATGAATGATGTCATGTTGTCCCTGAATACAGGAGTGCTCTTTGATGGTCATCCCATTGGCACGGACTTTGGCTATGTGAAGACGCAGCCAAATAAGGAATACGGCATTAATGATACCGTCAAGGCCACCTATATATCGGGTAATCCCCGCAACAATCTATTCACGGAGAAGACATACTTTACCATCGAGCGAAAGATCAACGAGGATCGCTGGAAGATCACACACACTGATGCCAGCTGGGAGACAAA AATGGTCTGGCATCGTACCAACACAATCTTGGGCTTCAGCGAACTGGATATCTACTGGAATATCGGTCCACAGACGCTGCCCGGCGAGTATCGCATTCGCCATTCGGGCGAGTACAAGTATATCCTTGGTGGCAAGTATCCCTATGAGGGTCTGACGCACTCTTTCACTGTCAAGGAGGATTAG
- the LOC117791897 gene encoding STAM-binding protein-like A, translating to MSKAVNNINMGIVEPQERMKNLSHCGTVIEVDKNMAVSRYYRSGTEMLRMANVYLNEGNHENAFILYMRYMTLFIEKIRQHPDYGSVKAQVKAINKTIKDEIMPTTEKLRNKLLLQYKREYEQFLANKEAERMREQREQANKRSTAAGVVPSLIPANLHVQIDANNQPSAPDLGLLDQVVYPNDFPTGANRSNLPSSGLLLPGVDTGADRASNASSKPAFDRNQKPQYNRTDSLLAGSLRTVNVPADTMNVFLQLAHANTSKSIETCGVLAGHLARNELYITHIITPQQHGTPDSCNTMHEEQIFDVQDQMQLITLGWIHTHPTQTAFLSSVDLHTHCSYQMMMPEAIAIVCAPKYNTTGFFILTPQYGLDYIAQCRQTGFHPHPNDPPLFMDAQHIKMESQAKIKVIDLRR from the exons ATGTCGAAGGCCGTGAATAACATAAATATGGGCATTGTGGAGCCCCAGGAGCGCATGAAGAACTTGTCCCACTGTGGCACCGTCATCGAGGTGGACAAGAATATGGCTGTGTCACG CTACTATCGCTCTGGCACGGAGATGCTGCGCATGGCGAATGTCTATCTGAACGAGGGCAACCATGAGAACGCTTTTATACTCTATATGCGATACATGACACTGTTCATTGAGAAGATACGCCAGCATCCCGACTATGGCAGCGTCAAGGCCCAGGTGAAGGCCATCAACAAGACCATCAAAGACGAAATCATGCCCACAACGGAAAAGCTACGCAAcaagctgctgttgcagtatAAAAGGGAGTATGAACAGTTTCTGGCCAACAAGGAGGCGGAACGTATGCGGGAACAGCGGGAGCAGGCCAACAAGAGGTCAACGGCAGCTGGTGTTGTGCCATCGCTGATTCCAGCCAATCTGCATGTGCAAATTGATGCAAACAACCAGCCATCAGCGCCAGATCTGGGATTGCTTGACCAGGTGGTTTATCCAAATGATTTTCCCACTGGCGCCAATCGCTCCAATCTGCCCAGCTCTGGTCTGTTGCTGCCCGGTGTGGATACTGGCGCTGACAGGGCATCTAA tgCGTCCTCGAAGCCCGCCTTTGACCGCAACCAGAAGCCGCAATATAATCGCACTGACTCATTGCTGGCGGGTTCACTGCGCACTGTCAACGTACCTGCGGACACCATGAATGTGTTCCTACAGCTGGCACATGCCAACACCTCCAAGAGCATTGAGACTTGCGGTGTCCTAGCTGGGCATCTGGCGCGAAATGAGCTCTACATCACGCATATTATAACGCCCCAACAACATGGCACGCCCGACAGTTGCAACACAATGCACGAAGAGCAGATCTTTGATGTTCAGGATCAAATGCAGCTCATCACGCTCGGCTGGATACAT ACACATCCCACTCAGACCGCTTTCCTGTCCTCCGTTGACTTACACACGCACTGCTCCTATCAGATGATGATGCCCGAAGCAATTGCTATTGTTTGTGCGCCCAAATACAATAC AACTGGTTTCTTTATACTTACGCCACAGTATGGCCTGGATTACATTGCACAGTGTCGGCAAACTGGGTTTCATCCACATCCAAATGATCCGCCTCTTTTCATGGACGCACAACACATCAAAATGGAGTCACAGGCCAAGATAAAGGTCATCGATTTGCGCAGATAG